A window from Dromaius novaehollandiae isolate bDroNov1 chromosome 1, bDroNov1.hap1, whole genome shotgun sequence encodes these proteins:
- the CCDC70 gene encoding coiled-coil domain-containing protein 70 produces MLGHRVRRTGLCLASAPSISNERVGKSMSKSCHCHLMSCFPYFNSHQQKLIRKLWAEKAFWEEIQSFRETMKSFREKIKAFREKIRAFRMAIQAFWEEEKPIWEEETAFHEEEKIFQEEAKAFWREYRDFWKEYNAFWKKDEDFWKEDKLLWEKDRVLLDEDRVLWAEEIALWADEKALLEEERDFWKDEEALREDEKTLQEDKVFIWEGAFGPGREE; encoded by the coding sequence ATGTTGGGCCACAGGGTGAGACGCACTGGGCTGTGCTTGGCCTCGGCCCCCTCCATCAGCAACGAGCGAGTGGGCAAGTCCATGAGCAAGAGCTGCCATTGCCACTTGATGTCCTGCTTTCCCTACTTCAACTCCCATCAGCAGAAGCTCATCAGGAAGCTGTGGGCTGAGAAAGCTTTCTGGGAGGAGATTCAGAGTTTTCGGGAGACAATGAAGAGCTTTCGGGAGAAGATCAAGGCCTTTCGGGAAAAAATCAGAGCTTTCAGGATGGCTATTCAAGCCTTCTGGGAGGAGGAAAAGCCAATCTGGGAGGAGGAAACTGCCTTTCAtgaggaagaaaagatttttcaggAGGAAGCAAAAGCCTTCTGGAGGGAATATCGTGACTTCTGGAAGGAATACAatgctttctggaagaaggatGAGGATTTCTGGAAAGAGGATAAGCTCCTCTGGGAGAAAGACAGGGTCCTTCTGGATGAGGACAGGGTCCTATGGGCAGAAGAGATAGCCCTGTGGGCAGATGAAAAAGCTCTCCTGGAAGAGGAAAGAGATTTTTGGAAAGATGAGGAAGCCCTCCGAGAAGATGAAAAAACCCTCCAGGAGGACAAAGTATTTATCTGGGAGGGAGCCTTTGGTCCTGGGAGAGAAGAATGA